In the Gossypium raimondii isolate GPD5lz chromosome 9, ASM2569854v1, whole genome shotgun sequence genome, one interval contains:
- the LOC105798394 gene encoding zinc finger CCCH domain-containing protein 67, translated as MGSYEEHSPVQREPPNETQPESLSGFNSNTLLSNLYPGREKQEEIIVRDLKSVTLEENDWNGYGDNNNNSNENLQVEWQNGKNCQYPLRPYAENCSFYLKSGNCKFGSCCKFNHPVPRTIKDKENHLGLATDQKKQIECKYYRATGGCKYGNACRYRHSNEDYVLAPLEVNSLALPFQVDINEKSEKDGFAEQTGQIECKYYLSPGGCKYGKACRYSHSKEKSRYLEKSELPPPELNFLGLPIRMLEKECPYYMRNGSCAYGSSCRFNHPDPTAAEGSSTFRSDPSGSGDHSPGNYNGGFDALPSTELTAPSLSLNMMSNEHLKCLNQNSAYAHGMHANSEWSGHQEKTSNPYLAPSIDKAMKTLDISELHQEQIQVNEFPERPGEPECPYFMKTGSCKYKSACKFHHPKTRIPEPILSSAGLPLRPDRRICWNYEKSGICKYGSICYFHHPENLF; from the exons atGGGAAGTTATGAAGAACACTCACCAGTACAGCGGGAACCCCCAAACGAAACTCAACCAGAGTCTCTCTCAGGGTTTAATTCTAACACCCTTTTGTCTAATCTTTACCCTGGAAGggaaaaacaagaagaaattaTTGTTAGGGACCTTAAAAGTGTGACCTTGGAAGAGAATGACTGGAATGGCTATGgagacaacaacaacaatagcaATGAAAATCTTCAAGTGGAGTGGCAAAATGGGAAGAATTGTCAGTACCCTTTAAGGCCTTATGCTGAAAATTGTAGCTTTTATCTTAAATCTGGCAATTGCAAGTTTGGTTCTTGTTGCAAGTTTAACCATCCAGTTCCTAGAACTATTAAG GATAAGGAGAATCATCTGGGATTGGCGACTGATCAGAAAAAGCAAATTGAATGCAAG TATTACCGAGCCACTGGAGGGTGCAAGTATGGAAATGCTTGCAGATATCGGCACTCTAATGAAGATTATGTATTAGCTCCCTTAGAAGTCAATTCCTTAGCACTTCCATTTCAAGTG GATATAAATGAAAAGAGCGAAAAGGATGGCTTCGCGGAACAGACAGGGCAGATTGAATGCAAG TATTACCTAAGTCCGGGAGGATGCAAGTATGGAAAAGCTTGTAGATATAGTCACTCCAAAGAGAAGTCCAGATACCTCGAAAAGTCCGAGTTACCTCCACCTGAACTTAACTTTCTAGGCCTGCCAATTCGAATG CTGGAGAAAGAGTGTCCGTATTATATGCGTAATGGTTCTTGTGCATATGGATCTAGCTGTAGGTTTAACCATCCGGACCCTACTGCTGCTGAAGGATCCAGCACTTTCCGCTCGGACCCTTCTGGTTCTGGAGACCATTCTCCAGGGAATTATAATGGTGGATTTGATGCTTTGCCATCAACTGAACTAACTGCCCCTTCGTTGTCCTTGAATATGATGTCAAATGAGCATCTTAAATGCTTGAATCAGAATTCAGCGTATGCTCACGGGATGCATGCAAATTCTGAATGGAGTGGACATCAG GAAAAAACAAGTAATCCGTATTTAGCTCCATCAATAGACAAAGCAATGAAGACTCTGGATATCTCCGAACTTCATCAAGAGCAAATACAAGTTAATGAATTCCCTGAACGACCCGGGGAACCTGAATGTCCTTACTTTATGAAAACTGGATCTTGCAAGTATAAATCCGCCTGCAAGTTTCATCATCCCAAGACTCGGATTCCAGAGCCTATCCTCAGCAGTGCAGGCTTGCCTTTAAGACCT GATAGAAGAATATGTTGGAACTATGAAAAATCTGGGATCTGCAAGTATGGAAGCATCTGTTATTTTCACCATCCAGAGAATCTCTTCTAA
- the LOC105798395 gene encoding uncharacterized protein LOC105798395, with protein sequence MKREGRQHDTVRTYRILPSPWNPNPESRFVQQFDSPPTAGLFTKVPLKPTNHSKFTGRCGRPRCLGCHMHPTCKSKDKSKGSHKLRSREMVTSYRLITWRVVDGRHGLKDSEFSASRILDHLSNHYDDGDDDDDDDGFKVNSQEPLGEMEHYKGETEENIIVDHNKDDDDDVKKDGVYVDDDDDDVRFVLDQDLEEEGWCLVGED encoded by the coding sequence ATGAAGAGGGAAGGCCGTCAGCATGATACGGTTAGGACCTACCGGATCCTCCCCTCTCCATGGAACCCCAACCCTGAATCTCGTTTTGTTCAACAATTCGATTCGCCCCCAACCGCCGGATTATTCACCAAGGTGCCGCTGAAGCCGACTAATCATTCCAAGTTTACGGGACGATGCGGCAGACCACGGTGCTTAGGGTGTCACATGCATCCTACTTGTAAGTCCAAAGATAAGAGTAAGGGCAGTCATAAGTTGAGGTCAAGGGAGATGGTCACTAGCTATAGATTGATCACTTGGAGAGTTGTTGATGGGAGGCATGGTTTGAAAGATTCTGAGTTTTCAGCTTCAAGGATTTTGGACCATTTGTCTAATCACtatgatgatggtgatgatgatgatgatgatgatgggttCAAGGTGAATTCTCAAGAACCCCTGGGAGAAATGGAACACTATAAAGGAGAGACtgaagaaaatattattgttgacCATAAtaaggatgatgatgatgatgtgaAGAAAGATGgtgtttatgttgatgatgatgatgatgatgtgaGATTTGTTTTGGATCAAGATTTGGAAGAGGAAGGTTGGTGTTTAGTTGGGGAAGATTGA